GTGGAGACGCCAGGTAGAGCACCTCCCTTGGCAGGggatgtgtgggggggggggctggggcgGAGGAGGAGAAGGCTCATTGCTGGGGAACTGGAAGGCAGAGTGGTAGTGGTGGGTGGCGGCATTtgtgtccagtgctggtgctgatgtgGTTCCACCTTGTTGTCTCTGCCTTGCTCCAGTGCTGCCTCCTGTGCTGGTTCCAAGGCATGCAGAGATTCCAGCCGAGTTCCCTCCCCTGGATGACTACAGCCATTCCATTCCGGAGAACACCAACTTCCCGGCAGGCATTGAACCGCAGAGCAACTATATTCCAGGTACTGGGCACCTTCCTGAGAATGCATAAGTGTGGTCGTCTTGAGGGGGCTCAATGGCAGGTTTGGGGCCCTGTTGCCCTTACTGGTTtaggtggtggcgtagctggaggggggcggaggactcaacctggcagggagcctcagcagggtgggcaatcggcccctcccttcgaagccattcccgGCAGGTCTTTAGGGGGTTTTAGGAGTCTCCAGTTTCCACATAGCAGTTACTTACTCCTACTTTATCACTCAAGGACTGCTTTTTTGAATAGTtagcttttcagctgcttcttaCACAGTACTCCCGTCTCCCCATCATATGCTATTCTCTAGATGCGTCTTGCCCAGAGGGCATGTGGTAGGGACAAGTGGTGGCCCAGGTCCTTGTGCAAACCTCAGTCTTCCATTGGTGCCATTCCACATATGTAAAATGGGAAGACAGTATTATTATAAGGAGGAGGTTTTAAGgttctttagagcaggggtctccaaaccccggcccgggggccagatgcggcccacagcaagcctctatccggcccgcaagCCAGGCTTttgtccctgaaagcctctggcccactcaactgtgtctggtgagggccagagaggttgaatgaatgagcccattcattcattcatttgtttattcgctcatctaagttccatctcttacttatttaaattttatatttgaattattttcctggccctcaacaccatgccagatatttgatgcggccctctgtccaaaaagtttggaaacccctgctttagagagttATGAGCATAGAGGCCAGACTCCTGGGTTTTGCTTCCAGATTGTTGATGTTCATAGACCTAAATTCctggattttgctttgttttcattaTAGTGCTATCTTcttattgatttctttttctcCAGAGACACCCCCTCCTGGGTATTTGAGCGAGGATGGAGAAACCAGCGACCACCAGATGAACCATAGCATGGATGCAGGTATAACAGGGTCATAGGTTTTAAGAGAATTATATATTGGTATTAAGTTCAGGTTTCGCTTTAAACACTTTAAGGGTGcactcctaaccccttatgtcagtgctttccagcactggcatagcggtgccaatgggacatgtgctgcatcctgcagttgggtgtcactcatggaggcctcctcaaagtaagtgcatgtttgttcccttacctcagagctgcattgcccttatgtcagtgctggaaagcactgacataaggggttaggattgctccctaagagaAATTTATTGCAGCTGGATGTTGGTTTTTAACCCCCTGACCTCTTTGAACCATGAAAGAGGAGAGGTCATTGGAGAGGTTGGCCTTAGCTTATATGGAGGCTTGTGTGGCCCTCCTGTTTTGGTTCCTACCTCTCCCTCCATCCCGCAGATGTCTTTGCTGCACTGCatctgaagaaaaaagaaatggcaCTGAAATGAAAGCAagttggaggggggtggagagagaggaaTGGGACCGTTTCGCCCAACACAAATCCTGCTCTCTCTGAGTTGGCCACCTCCTGTCTCTCCCCGCTGGCACAGCTCAAGCCAAAGAATGTATGTGGGATTCTAAAAGGGGCTGGAATGGTAAATTTATCATCCTTTCCCTCAGTGTCACCGGCGGAAAAGGCAAGCGTGGGATGGTTGATGGTTCTCGCACGCAGCCCTGTTTTGAAATTACATTTCTGGCATGTGCAATTATTGGTCATGTGGCCAACATCTAAAATGTATGCAGGGGCCTTTGAGGATATAATTGCTTGGAATTGCCACTGGTTTTGGATGTCACCCTCAGAGTGGCCAGTCTTGTGTGCAAAACTGGCATCCATTTTCCCAGCTTTTTCTTGGACACCAGGGGTTCCCAATAAGCAGATAAAGCAGACAAGATAATGCAATCGGAAAAAAGTTACAGCAGATGAACGGGAGATGAGGCTATGCATGTGACTTGCATGTGCTCTGGTGGTGCAAACATGTCAGTGATGTGCACCAGGTATGTTATTTTGAGCCTTGAGCATCTGAAAACTGTTGACACATTTTAGGAAAGTTTTAAGTGGCAACATGAGGTTTAATGCAGTGGATGGTGACATATGAAGACTGCAGTGACATGCTAACATCGCGTCGATGATCAGAAGTTACTGAGAGAATGCAAGTCCCaattcctctctcccctgcctctctcccccacactcaacttacagtgcaattgtATCTTGCTCtgaaacagacaggccaggaggcctgagctgtatccagtgcaagataggggcccaatgtggctcagccggagacaaggggaaactctttctcttacccctgggtaagccaccgcaggaATTGCTGAGAGGTTCTTGAGCATGGCCTGAGAAGGTGCTTCAGCTGTCTCTGCTGAGCCCATtggcgtcgctgggggggtgcggggggtctaaaaagtgggtcctagtgctaaaagtttgagaactgctgcagttaggtgttagtaagttgacgcagggtgtgtgtgtgtgtgtgtgtgagagagagagagagagagactctacaagttttcaaaatcactaaaatcagagtttggaggaataagaccatcatgttatatatcaatcaatgcataatttcatgcagaatgcaatgaaacaaaccacattgaaatatctgtgttctaacaaaaggtacagccaaaaaaaaccagtgggggcggggcaatggtacattgccccgcccactacatggggtgatgcgtaggactcctgcaccaggtgacttgaatcctagtgatgccactggcggAGCCATTTCCATCCTCATCATTATTTGTGTgacttgtgtgtttttttttagggtCTCCAAACTTGTCTCCGAACCCGATGTCCCCTGCACACAACAATCTGGGTAAGGATGGTGAGGGCTTTCTTGCAATCAGTGTGTTGGGCTCTGTAGGAGGATGTGTCAGCAATGCCCTGCCTTGCAGCTGGTGTGAAGGATGGCTCTTTCACAAGGAAAATTACACACAGATGCTGCTAAATCATAAATGCTGCTCATAATCCTAGCCAAAGGctggttgcgggggggggggggggctgccacttTTTGGCTATGGAGGCAAAAGGTGCCTATGTGGGCGTGTGGCAAGGGAGGCAATGTACTCCCCAGTTGGTGCTCTTGGAAACTGTCCTGGGTCTCCAGCCTAAGAGGAAAAGAGTGCATGTGCGAGTGCTTTGTGATCACATTGGAATGCCCAGACAATTACTTATTACATGTTACCATGTAATACCATTACTTATTaccatgctggatcagaccaaaagcccatcctgtccagcttcctgtatctcacagtggcccaccagatgcctcagggagcacatgagaccagaatcctggttccctcccttgcatctggcactcttaggtagcttacttctaaaatcaggaggttgcatgtacccatcgtggcttgtaacctgtgatggagcaACTCTCAACTTCTGAATATATTGTTGAAACTGATGGGTAAGTGGAAGGCATCTTGCAGATGGCTCTCACAgctgttttcccccctcccccgcagatcTTCAGCCTGTGACTTACTGTGAACCGGCCTTCTGGTGTTCTATATCTTACTACGAGCTCAACCAGCGGGTTGGGGAGACGTTTCATGCTTCTCAGCCGTCAATGACTGTGGATGGTTTCACTGACCCCTCCAATTCAGAACGCTTCTGCCTTGGCTTGCTGTCGAACGTGAACCGAAACGCAGCTGTGGAACTTACCCGGCGGCACATCGGTAGCCCACCTTGTGTTGTTGGGTGGGGGAGTTGACCTGGGCAGTGGGTAATCTGCACATTGTACTTTGTCAGAGGCATGCAGTGTAATTCTTGAGCACAGGACTTTTTCCTGTGTattcatgtgtatgtgcaaacaaGCTTGGATCCAGTCAGTGGTATCCTCTCCCACTACAGGTATTGATTTTAACATAACACCATGTCTCTGGCTTTGTCCCCAAGAAGCACTGCTCTTGTGAGCAGTAAGAGTGCTTATCTTGTTTAGCTTTACTGactgtgagctcaatcctatccacactttcctggaagtaagccccattgactgtaaggggacttacttctgagtagacatgcataggattggcctctgtACCTTCACAGACACACTCTCTGCAAACTGAGGATAATTCGGCCTGCCTCTTGTCCACAGAACCTTTTGAACAACACATGTGTGGTTTTTCAAATGCCTTAAGACTTTGTTGTGTTGGCTACAACAAAATAACACACGGCCACCTCATGGGAAGCTGTTTTTCAAGAGCCCTTCATAATTTCTTTGCTTACCTTCAATTGCAGTATTTAATTGAATTCTAATTATACCTGATGGTCAGACTGTAATTACCTTTGCGTACATGTCTAGTAATTTAAAATCTGGAATATGCACCCTTTTCTTCAGCCTATCTCCCTAGCTCCATCCCCACCCCAGCAGCCCATATTTCTGCTAGTAGAGAGGCTGAAGGTCTGAATTGCTTCCATTAGCCCCATCAGAAGGTTGTTTCTGAAAACCCTACTCTGCTTGGAAAGTGGGAAGTTTTTTGCGGAGCTGCCTTTGAAAAATGCTTACTGGCACTGGGCAGGTTCAGCCAGCAAGTTCTAAGCTAACAAGCAGCAATGGTTGGAGTCAGTGACCTGTGATAACATGATGGAAGTTGGTTGACAGGTTAGGTCCACTGCTGGGCTGACCCCAAGACATCCATGCTTTGGGCAAGCTAGAACAAACCTGGCTGGCTGCAGCCTCAGCAGGGCAGATTCCATCACCCATGAACACATCAAACCATCTCATTCTACTCTTTCTCCTCCCCAAGCGCCAGAACAAGAACATTCTCATTGTAAAAGTAGTTAAGGACAGGAGACCACTAGTGCAATCTCACCGTTTGTGCTGGGCTTAAATCAGGCTCAGGTCCCTATTCAGGCAAGCTGGGACCAgtcactttcagcctcacctgccttaTAAGTTGGTTAAGAGGACAAATTAAGAACAACCACTTATGCTGCTTTCGGCTCCTTAGAAGAAAGTCAAGAAAACAGGCCATTGCTGAGGCTGCTGCTGTTGACCAGAACCGGTTTCAGTCTGTCTACCTGTAGAGACTGGCGAAGGTTGAGCCTGCTTTGCTGTCCCTCTTGCTAATGCCACCACCCTGTCTCTCCCAGGAAGAGGAGTGAGGCTGTACTACATAGGAGGGGAGGTCTTTGCCGAGTGCCTCAGTGACAGCGCCATTTTTGTCCAGTCTCCCAACTGCAACCAGCGCTACGGCTGGCACCCAGCCACAGTCTGCAAGATCCCGCCAGGTAACTCGGAAGGGCCTTTGCTTGTTTTGTGCCGCACGTTGGTGTTTCTGTAGAGCCTTTCTGCATTTTGTTAGTCCCAGCGAACCTGCTGCTGTAATGTTGCTAAAGCTCTGAATAGACAAGGTCAAGGGCAGCCTGCTTTGCAGAGAGAACTTGAGCTTAGGTGACTTCTGCCACTTCCCCTGAAGACTCCATAGAGCAATGGAAGGGCTACTTCTGTGTGTAGACTCCTTTAACCACCATCATTCCAAGTTCATCTACAGCTTCTTCTGCCATACTCCCCTTCAGACTCCTCCTGGCTGCCACCGCTTAATATATTGCACCATTTTTGTTCAAATTGTAACCTGCTTTGGGAATCTGACACTGgcagaaaagcagggtataaatagaATGTACAAAGCCGTCTTTGTTTCTCCTCCGTATTGTTTTCTAACTGTATTGCTGGCAGTTTGAGCCGGGACATTTTCTTTACGAGCACTGACTCCAGGTCCTGCCCTGCCAAGTTTCAGAGCTTGGGGGGCTGCAGAGTCTGGGGGCGGCATGGTTGGGTTGTCTAGTGTCTTGTGGCAGAGGAAGGGAAGCTTCTCTTTTTCCAGGGCTCTGAAGTAGCTGTAAGATTTCCACTTCTGGGCTTTCTAGCCTGCAGCTGAGCCCAGGCATGGAATCTGTGTTCAGGCAGAGTGGTGCTTCTCCAGGTTTTGAGGGAGTAGCAGGGAGAGATTCAGCCCTGATGTAGTTCTGCAGTGTGTTCTGCTTTCAGAGTGGTGTCTCCTGGTTTCCATGCTTCCGAGGATGAGGCTACAGCTCATGGCAGAGCCAACCCAGTGTTGCATGGATAAGGTCTCAGGGGCTGTCCCCGATAGCATCTTCAGGGCTAAGGACGACCCTTCTGGGCGACCCTAGAGGGCTGGTGCCAGGCAGTGTCGTAAAATGGATGGTCTGAATACATCAGGCAGTTTCCTGTGCTAATATACATGTGCAATGCTTCAACTTTATCTCTGCTGGGATATGAGGGGATATGGGGAACCTTGTTTGAACTTTTCATATGTGCTTGGTGTTTAGTTCTGCAACGAACAGTCTTGCTGGCCGCTTTGCTTACTCTCCTGCAGGGAGCTGTTTGTGTAAGAACTATCCCGATCACACACTGAGGTTTTCTCTGCTGTTGTCTTCTGTGTCTTCCCTGCAGGTTGTAATCTGAAGATCTTTAACAACCAGGAGTTTGCAGCCCTTCTGGCCCAGTCTGTGAACCAGGGCTTCGAGGCCGTCTACCAGCTGACCAGGATGTGCACCATCCGGATGAGCTTCGTCAAAGGCTGGGGAGCGGAGTACAGGTCAGATCCTTGGTTCAGAGCTGCCTGGGAGAGGAAGTGGTCTCTGAAGTTTCACTTTCTCTTGGGAGAGGGGCCTGTGTGCTCACCTGTGGgtgttcccttccctcccctcacttgcacagcatttgtgcatgcatgtatgttgGGGGGTGAAGTAAACTGGGGGGCTGCACTGCCCTCTGCAAAGCATAGAGAGGAGCAGGAAGCAGAAACATCCTCTCCAGGTTTAGTCCTGGCATCAGTGGGTGCGAGTGTGATTGGGGGTGGGTCTCAGTGCTGTGGTTCTCTGGAGTCAGGCTTTCTCTCAAGGGGTTTCTAGCCCTTTCACAGTTCTAGGGTGGGATCCAAGGAATTGGAGGGAGCTCATCTTTCAAGTGGGGCGATAAGTGACACTTCTACATAATAGCGAAAAAGGGGAAACAGCCTACAACCAGAAGGTGTAAATATGGAAATGATCTTAATCTTTCATGTTAGACAGGGAATGGGTTGGACATAGCCTGTTGCTTGTTTTGGGGTACTGTGCAGGCAGGATTGAACCAAGGAGTCTCCCAAGGAGTGTCCTATGACTTTGCTGCTTGAAATCGGTGAACCCAATTCAGGGGGCCTAGCCAGGCTTCTGGGATCAGCTTGCAAAAGTGAGGCTTTGCAGGCCCCTCTTTTCACCAGACCTTGGGGGTCGGAATCTGAGGCCTGGAGCCCAGGTCCTCTCCAGTTACCTCTTGCAACTTCTCCAGATGTTTGGAGTCCATTTTGTTTTGAAATTGGctgacacttccccccccccgctgctctTTTATCTTGGCAGATGGCCATAGCCCTTAATGAGAACCAGATGAgcaagttgtgggggggggggcatgggggaacTGGCCGTCAGCTAACAACATTGTAATGTAGTCTGGGTACAGTTTGCACTTGGCAtgatgctgctgccctcctcccacgAATTGATGGTGACGCTGCACCCGAGCGTCTTGGCAGCAGTAGCATGAAGATGCCTCCCCCCTCAAGGCAGGGCTCCAGGGCAGCCCCTCTTGCGGAGCTTCATGCCAAGTGTGGTGTGCAACAGATACTCTGCAGGAGGCTGCCAGCGTGCCTTTCCTTACAGCAGGATGTAGCTGGTGGCTAGCCCCTCCCAGTCTGGGAATGGCTATGGCGATTACAGGGTAGCCAAAATGGGTTTGGTTCACATATTGCAGAGCCCTGCGTGTGCACGGCCAGCAGCTGGGAGAGCTGCTCCTTTAACAAAGCACCTATGAAGAGAACTTGGGACAGCATGAATTCAACCAATCTGTCCCcctcccccggggggggggcaaggagtcAGGGGTGTAGGAATCGGCATCCTGAGATTACTGTCTCCCTTTTTGGAGAGGCAGGGCACCATAAGAGGGAATGTGGCAAGCTGTGTGAAATCTCATGTGGCCAAGTGCTGAATCTTGTTGTCTGGGACTTGCCAGCCAGCCCGCCAGCCACGCACACACCAGTGAACGCACCCACGCCTTGTTTCTATTTTATGCCTGAAATTGcaacagtggtggtggggggggctgcGGGTGGAATGCCAGCAACTTTGGAAGCCACAATGCAGAGCTGGTGGGGACTGGTTTTTGTCTTGGCTGAAGGCAGGCTGAGCAGGCCTCTGCTTTGCCCCTTAGCGGCATGTACTTAACAGAACCAGTTGAACACGTCTGAAAACAGGCAACTTGAAGCTGGCACAATTTGTACAGGGCACAGAATTTCTTTCCCGAAGCAGAGTTGTGATCTTTCTCTCTGGGCTTTTTGGAAGGGAATACACACACGCCCGCTATCTTagctcctttttctttcctttccccttGTTTAGGCGGCAGACGGTCACAAGTACTCCCTGCTGGATTGAACTTCACCTGAATGGCCCCTTGCAGTGGCTGGACAAGGTCCTCACGCAAATGGGCTCCCCGAGTATCCGCTGCTCCAGCGTGTCTTAAAGAAGCAACTCTGACGCTGGAGGCAAAAGCATAAACTTCTGAAAATGGAATCTGTCTAGTTCCTGGCAAAGGACAAAAATAAGCCAGGAGAGTttgttatatttttttcttttttaagggaaGATAAACTATGTCAATAAAAAGAACATTTAGGACTGTCCAGTGATGTTGTGGCCACTGGGTGCAGTGTGGGGCCTTGGAAAAGCAAgtgctccttccctgcagctcgAAAACTCTGCTCCAGTGCCATCAAAATGAATGGAGGCCTTGCAGCTGCAGTGGCTCCTCTTGCTGGCTCTTGCCCAACACATCTGCACTTTTGGCCCTGTAAcaagatatttcaacacacaGTCAACTTGGATGTCCAGTGAAGTGCAGCAAGATTTGCTTTGTGCAAATGTGCCTAGCCAGGATCTTGAAGCAAGCCAGGTGCCTTCCTCTTGGCAACAGTTCTTGGGGTGGGAAGCATCCTCTTCCCTCCACCCACTTGATCAGAGAACCTCATCCTGGCACTGGGTGGTGGCAAGCAGTTCAGGAAAGACTGAAACCACTTGTAACATTCCTTCTAGAAGTTTTGGCTTCTGCTCCGGTGTTACTTCCTGCAGGCCCCACTTTCTGCCAGAGCACTTGCTCGAGTGCTGTAGCAAGCCTGGTGGTTTGAAAGCAGCAGCTGTGGGGACAGGTGGGATGATGAGGATCTGGACTGAACTGAGTGTTGCCCCAAGAGGCGGAGATAGGATCAACTCAAAGCATGCTCCTTAAATGTGCACCTCCCTCTCCATTTGTGTGCATCTAATGTTATTGCATCTCTATTGGGAGTCTAGAAGAATTGGGCACTTTCTCTCATTGGGATGGGTGCGTCTGTTTCATATTGACAGTCTCTGTTGCTTTGCTGTCCTCCCTGCGTGCTGACTGCCATCTGACCTTCAGAAAGACGTGTAAGGAGACAGAGAATTCCATAGGAAAGACCCTCAGAAAAGGGGCCTCACCAGGCTTACTTGAAAGGGTTTGCAGAGGTTAAACACAAATGGGATAAGGGGACACTAGCCAAGAGTGTGACTTTGTGTGCTTGTTACTGTGGTCACACGACTGTCATGGATTGGAATGGATTTTTCTCTTCTTAGAGACAAGAACAGGCATTGGGAAGAAACACAGGGCTGAGGTTGTGTTCCCAGCATGATGTAATTGGCACCACTTTTTTGGTTCTGACAGGTAGCCAAGAATCACGAAATATCCATGGGTGCTCTTGCTGCCACTCTGCTCCTTGGTCCATAGGAGGGATTGTGAGGTCTAAACCTGAGCATTATATAGATATATAAATCCAGAAGTTAGAGATTATCAGTGCACTGCCAGTACACTTGGGTAGGCACTTTGGCATATGCCCTGTCAAGATGCAGGAGATTTAGCAAGCCCCTTCCTAACTCAGAGCAGCTCAATAGAATCTGGGGGTGCTTCCAGAGTGGATGTTTGTTTGGGAATGTTTCTAAGCTGCATGATGTCATCAGTGAGCCTTTGTTCATCTCTTCTTTTGGTAGGAGCTcagaaatgtgattttaaaaaatgtaacagTCATGCTATCCTGTTTAGTGAGGAATAACAGAACACTATTAATAGCACAGTGGGCCCTAAAAGCACCTTCTCTTTGCAGGTTCAGCTACCTtcagtgctggggtgggggaaaattAGCCTCTAATGGTTCCCTTGAGCAGCCTCGCTGACTTTCCCTAATGTTGACTGGTTGGTTTGGGAGGGGAGGCTTTTGTTGCTACTTTCCTCCTCTTAATTACTATTTTGccattacaaaacaaaaacacaaagttcCCCACTttgcagggaaaaaaatcaagcTTATCTTCTGTTTGGTTGCTTAATGAAGCTGCAATATTTTTAACCTCCAAATGCAGGTGCAGTCCAGCAAAACTTATTCAAGTGCACTTAATTTTCTCTGCATTGCACCCCTGCAACTTGTTGAGAAGATGGGCACCagattccctcccccagcatataACATGCATCCCTATTCCCTCTTGTAGAAGAAGGTAGTCTTGCCTCCTGAAGACCACACCTCTCTTTTTCAATTTATATCCAGGGTTCTTAAACCTTCCTACATTGACATGAGCAGGGAGTCCTGTGCAGTTAAGAGAGCACTGTGGGCATCTTGGAGCTTATAATACTTACAGCCTGGGTGAGGGCTTCTCCCATGTGGTGGCTGCACAGGAGTGGCTAACTTCTTCCACTGAAATGGCATTTCTCCTCCAGCCAGGCCTCTTGTTGACACTAATTGACATTGGAAGCACTTGGGCCTTGTGTGTGCCATGCTCAACTTCTCAGTAAGGAACACAGACCTTGTGCATCTTCAGAGGCACCCTCTTGTTTACAGTGACTTAAGACGTTCTGGGGCTGGGCCCCAGCTCAAACCAGTTTGCCCTTACACTGCCTGGGAGATGTGGACACATATGGTGTGACAGTTACAAATTGTACTAAAGGTCTGTAGGTAACATGAGTGTATGCTGTTTAGATTTATATACTTCTTATCCATACTGGAATCTCCTTGTAGCTGTACTCCTTGGGTCCTGTTCAGGGGA
The DNA window shown above is from Tiliqua scincoides isolate rTilSci1 chromosome 8, rTilSci1.hap2, whole genome shotgun sequence and carries:
- the SMAD3 gene encoding mothers against decapentaplegic homolog 3, which gives rise to MSSILPFTPPIVKRLLGWKKGEQNGQEEKWSEKAVKSLVKKLKKSGQLDELERAIATQGAHTKCITIPRSLDGRLQVSHRKGLPHVIYCRLWRWPDLHSHHELRAMEMCEYAFNMKKDEVCVNPYHYQRVETPVLPPVLVPRHAEIPAEFPPLDDYSHSIPENTNFPAGIEPQSNYIPETPPPGYLSEDGETSDHQMNHSMDAGSPNLSPNPMSPAHNNLDLQPVTYCEPAFWCSISYYELNQRVGETFHASQPSMTVDGFTDPSNSERFCLGLLSNVNRNAAVELTRRHIGRGVRLYYIGGEVFAECLSDSAIFVQSPNCNQRYGWHPATVCKIPPGCNLKIFNNQEFAALLAQSVNQGFEAVYQLTRMCTIRMSFVKGWGAEYRRQTVTSTPCWIELHLNGPLQWLDKVLTQMGSPSIRCSSVS